The Novosphingobium sp. Gsoil 351 genome contains the following window.
CGCTCGCCCCGCTCCACCCCGACTATGCCCAGCTCAAACGGTCATTGGCCGAGGGAACGGGCGACAAGGCCGTGATCCGCGCCAACATGGACCGCTGGCGTTGGCTGGCCCGCGACATGGGCAAGCAGTACCTGCTGACCAACGTGCCCGAATACACGCTGCGGCTGACGGTCAACAACCGCGTCATCACCAGCTACCGCACGGTGGTCGGCAAGCCGGGCAAGACGGCGACGCCGCAGCTCGCCGAGACCGTGCAAGGGGTGATCTTCAACCCGACGTGGACGGTGCCGCAGTCCATCGTCAAAGGCGAGGGGCTGGGCGCCAAGGTGCTCGCCAATCCGGGCTGGGCCAAGGCCGCGGGCTACAAGGGGATAAAGGATCCCACGACCGGCTTCGTCACCGTCGTCCAGCAGCCGGGCAAGAACAACTCGCTCGGGCTGATGAAACTCGACATGCCCAACCCGCATGCGATCTTCGTCCACGATACCCCGGCCAAGTCGCTGTTCGCCGCGCCCAACCGCGCGTTCAGTCATGGCTGCATCCGCACCGAGCGCGCGAGCGAGCTGGGGATGCTGATGGCGATGCTCGGCGGCGGTCTGACCAAGGAAGAGGGCGTCGCCCACACCCTGTCGGGCGTCTACACCAAGGTCCCCATGACCAAGACCTTCCCGATCTACATCACCTATTTCACCATGGCGAGCGACGTCGGCGGGGGCATGCGCAAGTTCGCCGACATCTATGGCCGCGACGCGCCGGTGCTGGCCAGCTTCAAGGCCCCGCGCCAGCTCCACACCGACCAGCGCACCAGCAGCGAGAAGGTGATCGAGATCGTGGACGATCTGGGGGCGGTTTGACGCTGCGAGCCTTTGGGGCCTTTAAGGATTCTCGACGACTAACGTCATCCTGAATTCGTTACTGGATCCATCTCTCCGACTGTCCTGTGCCTTGAGGGCAAAAGCGACCTTCCGGCGAGGTTCGCGATGACTTCGCTCTCCGGTCGTGGGGAGCGATGGATGCTGAAACAAGTTCAGCATGACGAAGTGATAAACGTGGCAGAACATTCAGACCTTTCGCCCTGCCTTGAGCACCGCGGCCGCGCAGTTGTGTCCCGGCGCGCCGGTGACGCCGCCGCCGGGGTGCGCACCCGATCCGCACAGCCACAGGCCGGGAATCGGCCCGCGATGGCTGCCCGTGCCGAGCACCGGGCGCGCCGCCCATAGCTGGTCGAGGCTCATCCGGCCGTGGAAGATGTCCCCGTCGACCAGCCCGAAGCGGCGCTCCAGGCCTTTGGGGGTGAGCACCTGCTGCGCCACGATCAGATCGCGCACGCCCGGCGCGTGACCCTCTAGCACGGTCAGCACCGCCTCGACCGCGGCCGCTTCCTGTGCTGCGGTCCATTCCAGTTTCGGATCGAACTGCTGACAGAACAGGCTGGCGACGTGGCTGCCCTGCCGATCGACCAGCGTCGAATCGACGGTCGAGGGGATCAGCATCTCGACCACCGGAGCGCGGCTCCAGCCGAACCGCTTCGCATCGTCGAAAGCGCGGTCCATGTAGTCAAGCGAAGGGGCCATGATGATCCCCGCCGAGAGGTGTTCGCCGGGTCCGGGGAGCGCGGCGAAGCTCGGCAGCGCAGACAGCGCCAGGTTCATCCGCAGGCTGCCGCTGCCAGTGGCGTAGCGGTCCATCGCGACCGCGAAATCGTCGGGCAGCGCGGCTCGCGGGATCAGCTTGCGGTAGAGCAGCGCCGGACCGACATTGGCGATTACGCGTTTGGCGCGCACCTCTTCGCCGTTCGCCAAATGCACACCGACCGCGGCGCCGCGCTCGACCAGCACCTCGGCGACTGGCTGCTCGACTCCGATCTCGACGCCCGCCTCGTGACAGGCCGCCGCCATCGCCTGGGTGATCGCGCCCATCCCGCCGATCGCGTGACCCCACGCGCCCCTTACGGCGTTGGACTCGCCGAACACGTGGTGGAGCAACACATAGCCGCTGCCTGGCGCGTCGGGGCTGGCGTAGTTGCCGACGACCGCGTCGAAGCCGAACGCGGCCTTTATCGGGTCGCTTTCGAGCCAGCCGTCGAGGTATTCCCGCGCCGAGCGGGTGAACAGCGCCAGCGCCTCGCGCTTGCCCGCCACGTCGAGGTCCTTGAGCACCCGCGATTGGAGCGCGGCGTCGATCAGCCCGCGCAGGCCGTCGGTGCGCGGCGGGATCTTCAACGCCAGCGCGCGCAGCACGTCCGCGACCCGGTCTAGCG
Protein-coding sequences here:
- a CDS encoding L,D-transpeptidase family protein, which produces MQFRGAFQRTTILAAMAGLALPGAAFAQPSAAPVPPPADLLPPAAATPAPTPAPTPVPPPPAPSWPLRDARALLATIQGIGSEGLDPKDYEPATLAAAIAAGEGVALNDTATRLFAWLVEDMRDGRTPMAARVQWFAVDPDRDINPTALVLARALEQHDVPGQIAALAPLHPDYAQLKRSLAEGTGDKAVIRANMDRWRWLARDMGKQYLLTNVPEYTLRLTVNNRVITSYRTVVGKPGKTATPQLAETVQGVIFNPTWTVPQSIVKGEGLGAKVLANPGWAKAAGYKGIKDPTTGFVTVVQQPGKNNSLGLMKLDMPNPHAIFVHDTPAKSLFAAPNRAFSHGCIRTERASELGMLMAMLGGGLTKEEGVAHTLSGVYTKVPMTKTFPIYITYFTMASDVGGGMRKFADIYGRDAPVLASFKAPRQLHTDQRTSSEKVIEIVDDLGAV
- a CDS encoding NAD(P)/FAD-dependent oxidoreductase; amino-acid sequence: MALDAVIIGGGHNGLVCAFYLARAGHKVRICEAHHTVGGAAVTEEFHPGFRNSVASYTVSLLQPKVIAEMALERRGLRVVNRPVANFLPLSPTPGDYLLMGGGLERSQAEVAKFSRKDAATLPAYFAALDRVADVLRALALKIPPRTDGLRGLIDAALQSRVLKDLDVAGKREALALFTRSAREYLDGWLESDPIKAAFGFDAVVGNYASPDAPGSGYVLLHHVFGESNAVRGAWGHAIGGMGAITQAMAAACHEAGVEIGVEQPVAEVLVERGAAVGVHLANGEEVRAKRVIANVGPALLYRKLIPRAALPDDFAVAMDRYATGSGSLRMNLALSALPSFAALPGPGEHLSAGIIMAPSLDYMDRAFDDAKRFGWSRAPVVEMLIPSTVDSTLVDRQGSHVASLFCQQFDPKLEWTAAQEAAAVEAVLTVLEGHAPGVRDLIVAQQVLTPKGLERRFGLVDGDIFHGRMSLDQLWAARPVLGTGSHRGPIPGLWLCGSGAHPGGGVTGAPGHNCAAAVLKAGRKV